One Oncorhynchus kisutch isolate 150728-3 linkage group LG11, Okis_V2, whole genome shotgun sequence genomic region harbors:
- the LOC109899677 gene encoding ras-related protein ORAB-1-like, producing the protein MNPEYDYLFKLLLIGDSGVGKSCLLLRFADDTYTESYISTIGVDFKIRTIELDGKTIKLQIWDTAGQERFRTITSSYYRGAHGIIVVYDVTDQESFNNVKQWLQEIDRYASENVNKLLVGNKCDLTTKKVVDYTTAKEFADSLGIPFLETSAKNATNVEQAFMTMAAEIKKRMGPGATTGGNERSNVKIDSTPVKPASGGCC; encoded by the exons TGACTATTTATTCAAGCTGCTCCTGATCGGTGACTCTGGTGTCGGAAAGTCTTGTCTTCTCCTCCGATTTGCA GATGACACATACACAGAAAGCTACATTAGCACAATCGGAGTGGACTTCAAAATACGAACTATAGAATTAGACGGAAAGACTATTAAACTTCAAATC TGGGACACGGCGGGGCAGGAGAGGTTTCGCACAATCACATCCAGCTACTATAGAGGAGCCCACGGTATCATCGTAGTCTATGATGTCACAGACCAG GAGTCCTTCAATAATGTCAAGCAGTGGCTACAGGAAATCGACCGTTACGCCAGTGAAAACGTCAACAAGCTGTTGGTAGGGAACAAGTGTGACCTGACAACAAAGAAAGTGGTGGATTACacaacagcaaag GAGTTTGCAGACTCCCTGGGCATCCCGTTCTTGGAAACGAGTGCCAAGAATGCCACCAATGTGGAGCAGGCCTTCATGACCATGGCTGCTGAGATAAAGAAGAGGATGGGCCCTGGGGCTACGACCGGAGGCAACGAGAGGTCCAATGTCAAGATCGACAGTACGCCTGTCAAACCTGCCTCGGGGGGCTGCTGCTGA